In one window of Tenacibaculum mesophilum DNA:
- a CDS encoding polyprenol monophosphomannose synthase — MYLCPDLYENYMKSDALIIIPTYNEKENIEAIIRAAFSQEKVFHVLVVDDSSPDGTAIIVEKLQKEFPNQLFIEKRKGKSGLGTAYIHGFKWAISKKYNYIIEMDADFSHNPKDLIKLYNECVNNGADVAIGSRYSVGVNVVNWPMSRVLLSYFASKYVRLITRMPIHDTTAGFVCYKRKVLETIKLDKVKFVGYAFQIEMKYKAWKHKFNIKEVSVIFTDRVLGKSKLSKGIIKEAVFGVIKMRINGLPK, encoded by the coding sequence ATGTATCTTTGCCCAGATTTATATGAAAATTACATGAAGTCAGACGCTTTAATCATAATTCCTACGTATAATGAAAAAGAAAACATTGAAGCTATTATTCGAGCAGCCTTTAGTCAAGAAAAGGTGTTTCATGTGTTGGTTGTAGATGATAGTTCCCCTGATGGAACTGCAATAATTGTAGAAAAGTTACAAAAAGAATTTCCTAATCAGCTTTTTATTGAAAAAAGAAAAGGGAAAAGTGGATTGGGAACTGCGTATATTCATGGTTTTAAATGGGCAATTTCCAAAAAATACAATTATATTATAGAAATGGATGCTGATTTTTCACATAATCCAAAAGATCTTATCAAATTATACAATGAATGTGTTAATAATGGAGCAGATGTAGCTATTGGTTCAAGATATTCAGTAGGGGTAAATGTTGTTAATTGGCCAATGAGCAGAGTGTTATTGTCTTATTTTGCATCAAAATACGTACGGTTAATAACCAGAATGCCTATTCATGATACGACAGCTGGTTTTGTATGCTATAAAAGAAAAGTTTTAGAGACAATTAAGTTAGATAAAGTTAAATTTGTAGGATATGCTTTTCAAATTGAAATGAAATACAAGGCATGGAAGCACAAATTCAATATCAAAGAAGTCTCAGTTATTTTTACTGATAGAGTTTTAGGAAAGTCGAAACTAAGTAAAGGAATTATTAAAGAAGCTGTCTTTGGTGTGATAAAAATGAGAATTAACGGATTACCGAAATAG
- a CDS encoding uroporphyrinogen-III synthase: protein MKVKTILVSQPKPKTETSPYFDLAEKQKVKVDFRSFIHVEGIPVKEVRAQKVDLNNYTAIILTSRNAVDHFFRIAEEMRFTVPDDMKYFCQSEAVAYYLQKYVVYRKRKIYVGNRTFPELTKLIKKHKDEKFLLPSSDKLKSLIPEELDKLGVNWKRADLYRTVVSDLSDLENVFYDILVFFSPSGIDSLFENFPDFKQNNTRIAVFGNTTIKAVEDRGLRVDIAAPTPETPSMTMALEKYIKEANKK, encoded by the coding sequence ATGAAAGTTAAAACTATTTTAGTCTCTCAACCAAAACCAAAAACAGAAACATCGCCATATTTTGACTTGGCAGAAAAGCAAAAGGTTAAGGTTGACTTTCGATCGTTTATTCATGTCGAGGGAATACCTGTAAAGGAAGTAAGAGCTCAAAAAGTTGATTTAAACAATTACACAGCCATTATACTTACCAGTAGAAATGCTGTTGATCATTTTTTTAGAATCGCTGAAGAAATGCGTTTTACTGTCCCTGATGATATGAAGTACTTCTGTCAATCTGAAGCTGTAGCCTATTATTTACAGAAATACGTTGTGTACCGTAAACGTAAAATTTATGTTGGTAATAGAACATTTCCTGAATTAACTAAATTAATCAAGAAACATAAAGACGAGAAGTTTTTACTTCCTTCTTCTGATAAATTAAAATCTTTAATTCCTGAAGAATTAGATAAATTGGGAGTTAACTGGAAACGTGCGGACTTATATAGAACTGTAGTCAGTGACTTATCTGATTTAGAAAATGTTTTTTATGATATTTTGGTATTCTTTAGTCCATCAGGGATTGATAGTTTATTTGAAAACTTTCCTGATTTCAAACAAAACAATACTCGAATAGCTGTTTTTGGAAACACTACTATTAAAGCTGTTGAAGATAGAGGTTTACGTGTAGATATTGCTGCTCCGACACCAGAAACACCTTCAATGACTATGGCTTTAGAAAAATATATTAAAGAAGCTAATAAAAAATAA
- a CDS encoding DUF4296 domain-containing protein, producing MKSFFYICIGFFLVSCTSNTIYKKPDNLIPKDSMISLLTDMYIASSAKNQKNKFLKREKNYMFLVYEKYRIDSTRFDASNTYYTSMVDEYTEILNKVKKNIDSLDVLYRKKQEVQDSIKGIKKEGKLKRDTILDKELLLNDLPKELIKREDREFEKKDLKKIK from the coding sequence ATGAAGTCTTTTTTTTACATATGTATTGGTTTTTTTTTGGTGTCGTGTACAAGTAATACGATATACAAAAAGCCTGATAATTTAATTCCGAAAGATTCTATGATTTCGTTACTAACCGATATGTATATTGCTTCTTCTGCCAAAAATCAAAAAAATAAGTTTTTAAAGAGAGAAAAAAACTATATGTTTTTGGTATACGAAAAGTATAGAATTGACAGTACTCGCTTTGATGCTAGTAATACATATTACACTTCTATGGTTGATGAGTATACTGAAATTTTAAATAAAGTAAAAAAGAACATTGATTCATTAGACGTTTTATATAGAAAAAAGCAAGAGGTTCAAGATTCAATAAAAGGAATTAAAAAGGAAGGAAAATTAAAAAGAGATACAATTTTAGATAAAGAACTATTATTGAATGATCTTCCTAAAGAATTAATAAAAAGAGAAGATAGAGAGTTTGAAAAAAAGGACTTAAAGAAAATTAAGTAA
- a CDS encoding dihydroorotase, whose protein sequence is MKQSYLIKNAQIVNENKVFKGDVLIEGEFIKEIGENIIPTGDVLMVDAEGKFLIPGMIDDQVHFREPGLTHKANIATESKAAIAGGITSFIEMPNTVPQATTQELLADKFEIASKTSYANYSFMFGGTNDNLEELLKTNPKDVAGIKLFLGSSTGNMLVDNEEVLEKIFSSTKMLISVHCEDEATIRKNTEEYKAKYGDDIPVKYHPLIRSEEACYLSSSKAIELAKKTGARLHIFHLSTEKETHLFRNDIPLEEKQITAEVCVHHLWFTDADYDKKGTHIKWNPAVKTQKDKDGLWKALLDDRIDIIATDHAPHTLEEKDNMYTKAPSGGPLVQHAVPAILEKVKEGVLSIEKAVEKMSHNPAKIFKVEKRGFIKEGFYADLVLVDADKKWTVDKENVLFKCGWSPFEGVEFSNQITHTFVNGNLMYNEGIFNEEIKGKRLLFNR, encoded by the coding sequence ATGAAACAATCATATTTAATTAAAAACGCACAAATCGTTAACGAAAACAAGGTTTTTAAAGGCGATGTTTTAATAGAAGGAGAATTTATTAAGGAAATAGGAGAAAACATAATTCCTACAGGTGATGTATTAATGGTAGATGCAGAAGGAAAGTTTTTAATTCCTGGTATGATTGACGATCAAGTACATTTTCGTGAGCCAGGTTTAACACACAAAGCAAATATAGCTACAGAAAGTAAGGCTGCAATTGCAGGAGGAATTACTTCTTTTATTGAAATGCCAAATACAGTACCTCAAGCAACAACTCAAGAATTATTAGCTGATAAGTTTGAAATTGCAAGTAAAACATCGTATGCTAACTATTCATTTATGTTTGGTGGAACTAATGACAACTTAGAAGAATTGTTAAAAACGAATCCAAAAGACGTTGCGGGAATTAAACTATTCTTAGGCTCTTCAACAGGAAACATGTTAGTTGATAATGAAGAAGTATTAGAAAAAATATTTTCATCAACTAAGATGTTAATTTCTGTGCATTGTGAAGATGAAGCAACCATTAGGAAAAATACAGAAGAGTACAAAGCAAAATATGGTGATGATATTCCTGTAAAATACCATCCGTTAATTCGTAGTGAAGAAGCTTGTTATTTATCATCTTCAAAAGCAATTGAATTAGCAAAGAAAACAGGAGCACGTTTACATATTTTCCACTTATCTACAGAAAAAGAAACGCACTTATTTCGAAATGATATTCCGTTAGAGGAAAAACAAATTACGGCAGAGGTTTGTGTACATCACTTATGGTTTACCGATGCAGATTATGATAAAAAAGGAACACACATTAAGTGGAATCCTGCTGTGAAAACACAAAAAGATAAAGATGGATTATGGAAGGCGTTGTTAGATGATAGGATTGATATCATTGCAACCGACCATGCACCGCATACCTTAGAAGAAAAGGATAATATGTATACAAAGGCACCTAGTGGAGGTCCATTAGTACAGCATGCAGTTCCAGCTATTCTAGAAAAGGTGAAAGAAGGAGTACTGTCAATAGAAAAAGCAGTAGAAAAGATGAGCCACAATCCAGCGAAAATCTTCAAAGTTGAAAAAAGAGGATTTATAAAAGAAGGTTTCTATGCTGACTTGGTTTTAGTTGATGCAGATAAGAAATGGACGGTAGATAAAGAGAATGTGTTATTTAAATGCGGATGGTCTCCGTTTGAAGGTGTTGAGTTTTCAAATCAAATAACACACACTTTTGTAAATGGTAACTTAATGTATAACGAGGGAATTTTTAACGAAGAAATTAAAGGGAAACGATTATTATTTAACAGATAA
- a CDS encoding TIGR04282 family arsenosugar biosynthesis glycosyltransferase gives MSKQPNIAILIFANSSKREAENKFLEKGEQLFDYLNKKIVFEASKTNAQICICNETHQIGATFGQRFTNAIENTFAKGFHNIIVVGNDSPNLNASHLQKAIDHLQNDLPVLGPSTDGGIYLLAINQKHFNKKSFATLPWKTPDLFSTLKKILEKNEHSVSQLAYLKDIDSENDLIYFLNRYSTNSFLKYLINKIFLLLRKSFYNTSYTYRYQYTSVLYNKGSPTTSQRTSIFS, from the coding sequence ATGTCAAAACAACCCAATATAGCTATTCTTATTTTTGCAAACTCTTCTAAAAGAGAGGCTGAAAATAAGTTTTTAGAAAAAGGGGAACAGTTATTTGACTATTTAAATAAAAAGATTGTTTTTGAAGCTTCAAAAACAAACGCTCAAATATGTATTTGTAATGAAACTCACCAAATAGGAGCTACTTTTGGTCAGCGTTTTACGAACGCTATAGAAAACACTTTTGCCAAAGGGTTTCATAACATAATTGTTGTAGGAAATGACAGTCCAAATTTAAACGCTTCCCACCTACAAAAGGCTATTGACCATCTTCAAAACGACCTTCCTGTTTTAGGTCCTTCAACAGATGGAGGCATTTATTTACTCGCCATTAATCAAAAACATTTTAACAAGAAAAGTTTTGCAACACTTCCTTGGAAAACTCCCGATTTATTTAGTACGCTAAAAAAAATACTTGAAAAAAACGAACATTCTGTATCACAACTCGCATACTTAAAAGATATTGATTCAGAAAACGATTTAATCTATTTTTTAAATCGTTATTCAACGAACAGTTTCCTAAAATATCTAATTAATAAGATATTTCTCTTATTGAGAAAAAGTTTTTACAACACCTCATACACATACAGATATCAATACACCTCAGTACTTTACAACAAAGGTTCTCCTACAACTTCACAAAGAACTTCCATTTTTTCTTAA
- a CDS encoding GNAT family N-acetyltransferase, producing the protein MTTITTREAKKEDLEILLGFEQGVIEAERPFDSSLKEGKISYYNLEEMIFADNVYLIVAVSGDEIVGSGYLRIEKSRSYRKNEHNGYIGFIYVKPNFRGKKISALILNSLKNWAKSKEIRELRLDVYNDNLSAIKAYERFGFNKSLINMKMEI; encoded by the coding sequence ATGACCACAATTACGACAAGAGAAGCAAAGAAAGAAGATTTAGAAATCTTGTTAGGGTTTGAACAGGGTGTAATAGAAGCTGAAAGACCTTTTGATTCATCATTGAAAGAAGGAAAAATTAGTTACTATAATCTGGAAGAAATGATTTTTGCTGACAATGTATATTTAATTGTAGCAGTATCTGGTGATGAAATTGTGGGTTCAGGTTATCTCAGAATAGAAAAATCTAGAAGTTATCGTAAAAATGAACATAATGGATATATTGGTTTTATATATGTAAAACCTAATTTTAGAGGTAAAAAAATAAGTGCTTTAATTTTGAATTCGTTAAAAAATTGGGCAAAAAGCAAAGAAATACGAGAGTTAAGACTTGATGTTTACAACGACAATTTATCAGCAATAAAGGCGTACGAACGCTTTGGTTTTAACAAAAGTTTGATTAACATGAAAATGGAAATTTAG
- the tyrS gene encoding tyrosine--tRNA ligase has translation MTKNLVEELQWRGMIHDIMPGTEEQLQKEMTSVYIGFDPTADSLHIGSLVPIILLVHIEKAGHQPVALVGGATGMIGDPTGKSDERNLLNEEALAKNVAGLKRTLGRFLDFDNGTKNSPLLVNNYDWMKDFSFIEFVRDVGKRITVNYMMAKDSVKKRITGEAGNGMSFTEFTYQLIQGYDFYHLYKTLNCKLQMGGSDQWGNITTGTELVRRMTPGEDAKAFAATCPLITKADGSKFGKSEGGNVWLDADKTSVYKFYQFWLNTSDEDAEKYIKIFTFLDKETIDALITEHKEAPHQRALQKKLAEEVTIFVHSKEELDKAIAASNILFGKSTADDLKNLDEQTFLDVFDGVPQAEVTSEDIAEGLDMIAALAAKTGFLKSNGDARRALKENSISVNKEKVSEDFVITSKDLIADKYVLLQRGKKNYFLLKVA, from the coding sequence ATGACCAAGAATTTAGTAGAAGAATTACAATGGCGTGGAATGATTCACGACATTATGCCAGGAACCGAAGAACAACTTCAAAAAGAAATGACGTCGGTTTATATTGGCTTTGATCCAACTGCAGATTCGTTACACATTGGTAGTTTAGTTCCAATTATTTTACTAGTTCACATTGAAAAAGCAGGGCATCAGCCAGTAGCTTTAGTAGGAGGTGCAACAGGTATGATCGGTGATCCAACAGGAAAATCAGATGAGCGTAATTTATTAAATGAAGAGGCTTTAGCTAAAAACGTAGCAGGTTTAAAAAGAACATTAGGTCGCTTTTTAGACTTTGATAACGGAACTAAAAATTCTCCTTTATTAGTAAACAATTACGATTGGATGAAGGACTTTTCATTTATCGAATTTGTACGTGATGTTGGTAAGAGAATCACTGTGAACTACATGATGGCAAAAGATTCTGTAAAAAAACGTATTACAGGAGAAGCGGGTAACGGGATGAGTTTTACAGAGTTTACGTATCAATTAATTCAAGGGTATGATTTCTATCACTTATATAAAACCTTAAACTGTAAATTACAAATGGGAGGTTCTGACCAATGGGGTAATATTACCACAGGTACTGAACTAGTCCGTAGAATGACACCAGGAGAGGATGCAAAAGCATTTGCAGCTACTTGCCCATTAATAACAAAAGCTGACGGTTCTAAATTTGGAAAGTCTGAAGGAGGAAATGTTTGGTTAGATGCAGATAAAACGTCAGTTTACAAGTTTTACCAATTTTGGCTAAATACTTCGGATGAAGATGCTGAAAAGTATATTAAAATATTTACGTTTTTAGATAAAGAAACTATTGATGCTTTAATTACTGAACATAAAGAAGCACCACACCAAAGAGCATTACAAAAGAAGTTAGCTGAAGAAGTAACAATTTTCGTACATTCTAAAGAAGAGTTAGATAAAGCGATTGCTGCTTCAAATATTTTATTTGGAAAGTCAACAGCTGACGACTTAAAGAATTTAGATGAACAAACCTTTTTAGATGTGTTTGATGGTGTACCGCAAGCTGAGGTAACATCGGAAGACATAGCTGAAGGCTTAGATATGATTGCAGCCTTAGCCGCTAAAACTGGATTCTTAAAATCAAACGGTGATGCAAGAAGAGCTTTAAAAGAGAATTCAATATCAGTAAATAAAGAAAAAGTAAGTGAAGACTTTGTTATCACTTCAAAAGACCTTATTGCTGATAAATACGTGTTATTACAAAGAGGTAAGAAAAATTACTTTTTATTAAAGGTAGCATA
- a CDS encoding SDR family oxidoreductase yields the protein MILVTGGTGLVGSHLLYHLSQKNDKIRAIFRTEEKREYVKKIFSFYTDNVQQYFSKIEWIQADITDIPSLEPVFDNITQVYHCAALVSFNPKDYRKMRQVNIEGTANLINFAIDANVDKFCFVSSIAAVGNAINGKPINEENEWLDSDENHGYAITKYGAEMEVWRGSQEDLSVVIVNPGVILGGGFWNEGSGKMFTQISNGFNFYTEGVTGFVGVNDVVKAMIDLMNSNIKNERFILVSENKSFKDVLFSIADNLNKKRPSKKVGQFVTSIFWKIDWFLTKLTGKEPLLTKNSAKSAHNKSFYTAKKIIEQLNFDFESVNDVITRVSKEFKR from the coding sequence ATGATTTTAGTTACAGGAGGAACAGGTTTAGTAGGCTCACATTTATTATATCACTTAAGCCAAAAAAACGACAAGATTCGAGCTATTTTTAGAACTGAAGAAAAGCGTGAATATGTTAAGAAAATCTTTTCTTTTTATACAGATAATGTGCAACAGTATTTTTCTAAAATTGAGTGGATACAAGCTGACATTACTGATATTCCTTCCCTAGAACCTGTATTTGATAACATCACACAGGTTTATCATTGTGCTGCATTGGTTTCTTTTAACCCAAAAGATTATAGAAAAATGCGTCAGGTAAACATTGAAGGAACTGCCAACTTAATCAACTTTGCTATTGATGCTAACGTAGATAAATTCTGTTTTGTAAGTTCCATCGCTGCGGTTGGTAACGCTATTAATGGAAAACCGATTAACGAAGAAAACGAATGGCTTGATAGTGATGAAAATCATGGATATGCAATTACCAAGTATGGTGCTGAAATGGAAGTTTGGAGAGGTAGCCAAGAAGATTTAAGTGTAGTAATTGTGAATCCTGGTGTAATTTTAGGAGGAGGTTTTTGGAATGAAGGCTCTGGTAAAATGTTTACTCAAATAAGTAATGGATTTAACTTTTACACTGAAGGTGTTACTGGCTTTGTTGGAGTAAATGATGTGGTGAAGGCTATGATAGATCTAATGAATTCTAACATAAAAAATGAACGTTTTATTCTTGTTTCAGAAAACAAATCGTTTAAAGATGTTTTATTTAGTATTGCTGATAATCTAAATAAAAAAAGACCTTCAAAAAAAGTAGGACAGTTTGTTACCTCAATATTTTGGAAAATTGACTGGTTTTTAACAAAGCTTACTGGTAAGGAGCCTTTACTAACTAAGAACTCTGCAAAATCTGCTCACAACAAATCGTTCTATACTGCTAAAAAAATTATAGAACAACTTAATTTTGATTTTGAATCAGTGAATGATGTAATTACTAGAGTTTCTAAAGAGTTTAAAAGGTAA
- a CDS encoding DUF4271 domain-containing protein: protein MKAIERVIYNDNWVTLVIILAIVLLAMMKLLKPTKLYGYTIAFVTPGFFHKRMEEGVSFFTPFKLLLFSFSIIVISLFLFFTLVSEIYSHSFLAFLGLFLFVSVYFSVRFFLDYALANILGLSKTVNYFLYTKSGYLYVLSIWLFPIIILYQYTFTNKLFLIYSFCILLVFRVFLILTNNKKLVISKLFYFILYFCTLEIAPLLILYKTTTT from the coding sequence TTGAAAGCAATAGAAAGAGTTATATATAATGATAATTGGGTTACTTTAGTTATCATACTAGCTATTGTATTATTGGCTATGATGAAGCTACTAAAACCTACTAAGTTATATGGATATACTATTGCTTTTGTAACTCCTGGTTTTTTTCATAAAAGAATGGAAGAAGGTGTTTCTTTTTTCACACCTTTTAAATTGTTACTGTTTTCTTTTTCTATAATTGTTATTTCTTTATTTTTATTTTTCACTTTAGTATCAGAAATATATTCTCATAGTTTTCTAGCTTTTTTAGGACTCTTCTTGTTTGTTTCTGTATATTTTTCTGTTCGTTTTTTTTTAGATTATGCATTGGCAAATATTCTTGGTTTATCTAAAACCGTAAACTATTTTTTATATACAAAATCGGGTTATTTATATGTTCTTAGCATTTGGTTATTTCCCATTATCATACTGTATCAATACACTTTTACAAATAAACTTTTCTTAATTTATTCTTTCTGTATCTTGCTTGTTTTTAGGGTCTTTTTAATTTTAACAAATAATAAAAAACTTGTAATTAGTAAGTTGTTTTATTTTATTTTGTACTTTTGCACCCTTGAAATAGCACCGCTATTAATTCTTTATAAAACAACAACTACGTAA